A single region of the Streptococcus sanguinis genome encodes:
- a CDS encoding cell division protein FtsQ/DivIB yields the protein MSKKNHDEPKEEVSEPLSEWQKRNKEYLEKKAQEEASKQKELEEEEAKEAEAEDSIEGGEIAEETEEDDSSYEEEETEYLEEDSTEAELETELSEKERKKLEKLQKKAEKEAAKVHISRIHIYRALPVLLGSGLIFLLSVYFLTPLATMKTIKFSGNQMVSQEDLLKSSKIDEKDYTLTTFINGGNHIRNMKASSPWINNLEMAYQFPITFQVKVKEYGVLAYLHEGGQYYPILTNGQVISDPTAADSLPETHISIEFSDKKLIKEFALQIEKVPASVKKNIKTVQLTPSKVTPDLVTLTMHDGNKILVPISHIAKKLPYYKGIQSQLEEGVPSVVDMEAGIFSYVEGAQNESSSSDEEKQKTEEEPTGRPTEQAAEQVTESPEEEPAEPQNSTENPVNNENR from the coding sequence ATGAGCAAGAAAAACCACGATGAGCCAAAGGAAGAGGTAAGTGAGCCCCTCTCTGAATGGCAGAAACGCAACAAAGAATATCTTGAAAAGAAGGCTCAGGAAGAGGCCAGCAAACAAAAGGAGCTGGAAGAAGAGGAAGCAAAAGAAGCTGAAGCTGAAGACTCAATCGAAGGCGGAGAAATAGCTGAAGAGACGGAAGAAGATGACTCATCTTATGAAGAGGAAGAAACAGAATATTTGGAAGAAGACTCAACTGAAGCTGAGCTAGAGACTGAATTGAGCGAGAAAGAGCGCAAAAAACTGGAGAAACTTCAGAAAAAGGCAGAAAAAGAAGCTGCCAAGGTTCATATCTCGAGGATTCATATTTATCGAGCGCTGCCGGTTTTGCTAGGCAGTGGCTTGATTTTTCTCCTGTCAGTTTATTTTTTGACGCCACTAGCAACCATGAAGACAATCAAATTTTCAGGGAATCAAATGGTCAGTCAGGAAGACCTGCTCAAAAGCAGTAAGATTGATGAGAAGGACTATACTTTAACAACCTTTATCAATGGCGGTAATCATATCCGCAATATGAAAGCATCTAGTCCTTGGATTAACAATCTGGAGATGGCTTATCAGTTTCCGATTACTTTTCAGGTAAAGGTCAAGGAGTACGGAGTTCTGGCCTATCTGCATGAGGGTGGTCAGTATTATCCTATTCTGACAAATGGGCAGGTTATTTCGGACCCGACTGCTGCAGATTCTTTGCCAGAAACCCATATTTCGATAGAGTTTTCAGATAAAAAATTGATTAAGGAATTTGCCCTTCAAATTGAAAAGGTACCGGCTTCGGTTAAGAAAAATATTAAGACAGTTCAGCTGACTCCAAGCAAGGTGACACCGGACTTGGTTACGCTGACCATGCATGATGGCAATAAAATTTTGGTACCAATTTCGCATATTGCCAAAAAACTGCCATATTACAAGGGAATCCAATCGCAGCTGGAAGAGGGTGTACCTAGTGTTGTAGATATGGAAGCAGGGATTTTTAGTTATGTTGAAGGAGCTCAAAACGAGTCGTCTTCTTCTGACGAAGAAAAGCAAAAAACAGAAGAGGAACCGACGGGACGGCCAACAGAACAAGCGGCTGAGCAGGTGACAGAAAGTCCGGAAGAAGAACCTGCAGAGCCGCAAAATTCGACAGAAAACCCGGTAAATAACGAAAATCGCTAA
- a CDS encoding UDP-N-acetylglucosamine--N-acetylmuramyl-(pentapeptide) pyrophosphoryl-undecaprenol N-acetylglucosamine transferase, which translates to MKKIVFTGGGTVGHVTLNLLLIPKFIKEGWQVHYIGDKHGIEYQEIHKSGLDVTFHSVATGKLRRYFSWQNLLDGFKVVWGIFQSLGIMLKVRPQALFSKGGFVSVPPVIAARLSGVPVYVHESDLSIGLANKIAYKCATKMYATFEQSSSLTKIEHVGAVTKVGSQESVLPQELEEIRQYFDKELPTLLFVGGSAGAKVFNDFVSKNQAALTERYNIINLTGDESLDVLSDRLFRRAYVTNLYQPLMDLADVVVTRGGSNTIFELLAMAKLHIIVPLGREASRGDQIENADYFVKKGYAKQLAEEQLDMSNLQTALDDLLANQASYHQAMKNSQEIKSVDEFYALLKADIDKGKK; encoded by the coding sequence ATGAAAAAGATTGTATTTACAGGCGGAGGAACGGTTGGGCATGTAACTCTCAACCTTCTCCTGATTCCGAAATTTATCAAAGAAGGCTGGCAGGTCCACTATATTGGTGATAAGCATGGTATTGAGTATCAGGAAATCCATAAGTCAGGATTGGACGTGACCTTCCATTCGGTAGCTACGGGTAAGCTTCGCCGCTACTTTTCTTGGCAGAATCTGTTGGATGGCTTTAAGGTCGTCTGGGGGATTTTCCAGTCGCTGGGCATCATGCTCAAGGTGCGGCCGCAGGCGCTCTTTTCTAAGGGAGGCTTTGTATCCGTTCCGCCCGTGATTGCAGCACGACTCTCCGGAGTGCCCGTCTATGTTCATGAATCAGATCTATCCATTGGCTTGGCCAATAAAATTGCTTATAAGTGTGCGACCAAGATGTATGCGACCTTTGAGCAAAGTTCCAGTCTGACCAAGATTGAGCATGTCGGAGCTGTAACCAAGGTCGGCAGTCAAGAGTCAGTCCTACCGCAGGAGTTAGAAGAAATCCGTCAGTATTTTGATAAAGAGCTGCCCACCCTGCTTTTTGTCGGTGGTTCTGCTGGTGCTAAGGTCTTTAATGACTTTGTCAGCAAAAATCAAGCTGCGCTGACCGAGCGTTATAATATCATCAATCTGACTGGTGATGAGAGTTTGGATGTTCTGTCTGACCGTCTCTTTCGCAGAGCCTATGTAACCAACCTCTACCAGCCTTTGATGGACTTGGCAGATGTAGTGGTGACACGCGGCGGTTCCAATACAATCTTTGAGCTCTTGGCCATGGCCAAGCTGCATATTATCGTTCCTCTGGGACGCGAAGCCAGCCGCGGCGATCAGATTGAAAATGCCGATTATTTTGTGAAAAAGGGATATGCCAAGCAATTGGCAGAGGAACAGCTGGATATGAGCAATTTACAGACAGCCCTTGATGACCTTTTGGCTAACCAAGCTTCTTATCATCAAGCTATGAAAAATTCTCAGGAAATCAAGTCTGTAGATGAATTTTATGCTTTATTGAAGGCGGATATTGACAAAGGAAAGAAATGA
- the murD gene encoding UDP-N-acetylmuramoyl-L-alanine--D-glutamate ligase encodes MKNIANFANKKVLVLGLAKSGESAARLLDKLGAIVTVNDGKPFEENPAAQSLLEEGIKVVTGGHPLELLDEDFELMVKNPGIPYDNAMVVRALEKKIPVITEVELAYLISEAPIIGITGSNGKTTTTTMIAQVLTAGGQNGLLSGNIGFPASQVAQTASSKDTLVMELSSFQLMGIEAFHPQIAVITNLMPTHLDYHGSVEEYAAAKWNIQKNMTADDYLVLNFNQDWAKEMASQTQAAVVPFSTTEKVDGAYLEGDVLTFRGEAIMQAAEIGVPGSHNVENALATIAVAKLRGIDNQTIKEVLSAFGGVKHRLQYVGQVNEVAFYNDSKSTNILATQKALSGFDNSKVILIAGGLDRGNEFDELVPDLKGLKKMVILGQSAARVKRAADQAGVSYLDATDVRDAAHKAFAQAEPGDIVLLSPANASWDMYSNFEVRGDEFLAAFEELKG; translated from the coding sequence ATGAAAAATATAGCAAATTTTGCCAATAAGAAGGTCTTGGTCCTAGGATTGGCCAAGTCGGGTGAGTCAGCTGCTCGCCTTTTAGATAAATTAGGAGCTATCGTGACAGTTAACGACGGTAAACCTTTCGAGGAAAATCCTGCTGCTCAATCCTTGCTAGAAGAAGGTATAAAAGTGGTGACAGGAGGCCATCCTTTGGAGTTATTGGACGAAGACTTTGAATTGATGGTGAAAAATCCGGGTATTCCTTATGACAATGCCATGGTCGTTCGAGCTCTTGAAAAGAAGATTCCTGTTATCACTGAAGTAGAGTTGGCTTATCTAATTTCAGAAGCACCGATTATTGGTATTACGGGTTCAAATGGTAAGACGACGACCACAACCATGATTGCGCAAGTCTTGACGGCTGGCGGTCAAAACGGTTTGTTGTCTGGTAATATTGGCTTTCCTGCTAGTCAGGTAGCCCAAACAGCCAGCAGCAAAGATACGCTGGTCATGGAATTGTCTTCTTTCCAATTGATGGGGATTGAGGCTTTTCATCCACAAATAGCTGTTATTACCAACCTCATGCCGACTCATTTGGATTATCACGGATCTGTTGAGGAATATGCAGCAGCCAAGTGGAATATCCAGAAAAACATGACAGCTGATGATTATCTGGTTTTGAATTTCAATCAGGACTGGGCCAAGGAAATGGCTAGCCAAACTCAGGCAGCTGTTGTGCCTTTTTCAACGACTGAAAAGGTGGATGGTGCCTATTTAGAGGGTGATGTCTTGACCTTCCGTGGAGAAGCGATTATGCAGGCGGCTGAAATCGGCGTTCCTGGCAGTCATAATGTCGAAAATGCTCTGGCTACGATTGCTGTGGCCAAGCTGCGTGGCATTGACAATCAGACGATCAAAGAAGTCTTGTCTGCTTTTGGTGGTGTTAAGCACCGCCTCCAGTATGTGGGGCAGGTCAATGAGGTTGCCTTTTACAATGACAGCAAGTCTACCAATATCTTGGCAACCCAGAAAGCCCTATCTGGTTTTGACAATAGCAAGGTGATTCTGATTGCAGGTGGCTTGGATCGTGGCAATGAATTTGACGAGTTAGTGCCTGACCTCAAAGGTCTTAAGAAAATGGTTATCTTAGGACAATCAGCTGCGCGTGTAAAGAGGGCGGCTGATCAGGCTGGTGTTTCTTATCTGGATGCGACTGATGTCCGGGATGCGGCTCATAAGGCCTTTGCTCAAGCGGAGCCAGGAGACATTGTCTTGCTTAGTCCTGCCAATGCCAGCTGGGATATGTATAGTAATTTTGAAGTCCGTGGCGATGAGTTTCTCGCTGCATTTGAAGAATTAAAAGGTTAA
- a CDS encoding DUF3165 family protein produces MVYLIIGILILFFYIFAVPSSIKGTVNAVTMVLLIVALIILFGLGIFKIFQLPAEYFVGFGLSVVTVLALRDINRLKPPKKSKKNFDEE; encoded by the coding sequence ATGGTTTATCTTATCATTGGGATTTTAATCCTCTTTTTCTACATTTTTGCTGTTCCATCCAGTATTAAAGGGACTGTTAATGCAGTGACTATGGTGCTACTGATTGTAGCCTTAATTATCTTATTTGGCTTAGGCATTTTTAAAATTTTCCAGTTGCCAGCTGAATATTTTGTAGGTTTCGGCCTATCCGTAGTGACCGTCTTGGCTTTGCGGGACATTAACCGTCTAAAGCCGCCAAAGAAATCAAAAAAGAATTTTGATGAAGAATAA